In a single window of the Streptomyces sp. NBC_00353 genome:
- the gatC gene encoding Asp-tRNA(Asn)/Glu-tRNA(Gln) amidotransferase subunit GatC, with protein MPGITREEVAHLARLARLELKGEELDHFAGQLDDIIGAVARVSEVADQDVPPTSHPLPLTNVMRADEVRPSLTPEQALSGAPAQEQQRFKVPQILGED; from the coding sequence ATGCCTGGCATCACGCGCGAGGAGGTCGCCCACCTCGCCCGGCTGGCGCGTCTGGAGCTGAAGGGCGAAGAGCTCGATCACTTCGCCGGTCAGCTCGACGACATCATCGGCGCGGTCGCCCGCGTCTCCGAGGTCGCCGACCAAGACGTACCGCCGACCTCCCACCCGCTGCCGCTGACCAATGTCATGCGCGCGGACGAGGTCCGTCCGTCGCTCACCCCCGAGCAGGCGCTCTCCGGCGCCCCGGCCCAGGAGCAGCAGCGTTTCAAGGTGCCGCAGATCCTGGGGGAGGACTAA